Proteins from one Fusobacterium perfoetens genomic window:
- the atpH gene encoding ATP synthase F1 subunit delta, whose protein sequence is MADSQIGKRYAEAIFEIAESNNSVKNVYEALNSLMESYKTDKEFKNFIDHPLITNEEKIEALGKIYENENQEVKNIIFYILEKNRMANIREIVAEYLKIYYAKNQILDVEATFAKELTKEQRERLIHKLEIKTKKKINLVEKVDASIIGGGILKIGDRIIDGTVRTQLDSLVKSL, encoded by the coding sequence ATAGCAGACAGCCAAATAGGAAAAAGATATGCAGAAGCAATTTTTGAAATAGCAGAATCTAATAACAGTGTAAAAAATGTTTATGAAGCACTTAACAGCCTAATGGAATCTTATAAAACAGATAAAGAATTCAAGAATTTTATAGATCATCCTCTTATTACAAATGAGGAAAAAATAGAAGCTCTTGGAAAAATTTATGAAAATGAAAATCAAGAAGTAAAAAATATAATATTTTATATTCTTGAAAAAAACAGAATGGCAAATATCAGAGAGATAGTTGCTGAGTATCTGAAAATTTATTATGCTAAAAATCAGATACTTGATGTAGAAGCTACTTTCGCAAAAGAACTTACAAAAGAACAAAGAGAAAGACTTATACATAAATTAGAGATAAAAACTAAGAAAAAGATAAACCTAGTAGAAAAAGTAGATGCCAGCATAATCGGTGGTGGAATTCTTAAAATCGGAGATAGAATTATTGACGGTACAGTAAGAACTCAACTGGATTCTCTGGTTAAGTCACTGTAA
- the atpF gene encoding F0F1 ATP synthase subunit B: protein MAPQNMPAISIDINMFWQIINFFILIVVFNKYFKHPLRRIIRERQAKIAGELEDAKKDKQAAKDAKEEAEEILKQARIEAHKIISLSEKKADDRKEEILREATTQRDKILKSAEVEVGKMKARAREVIREEMQTLAVQLAEKIITEKLDSKAGNLLIDDFIDKVGDAE from the coding sequence TTGGCACCACAAAATATGCCTGCAATTTCAATTGATATAAATATGTTTTGGCAGATAATAAACTTTTTTATACTTATTGTAGTGTTCAATAAGTATTTCAAGCATCCTCTTAGAAGAATAATAAGAGAGAGACAAGCAAAAATAGCTGGAGAACTTGAAGATGCTAAAAAAGATAAACAAGCTGCTAAAGATGCAAAAGAAGAAGCAGAAGAAATCTTAAAGCAAGCCAGAATAGAAGCACATAAAATAATCAGTTTATCAGAAAAGAAAGCTGATGATAGAAAAGAAGAGATTTTAAGAGAGGCAACAACACAAAGAGACAAGATTTTAAAAAGTGCTGAAGTAGAAGTAGGTAAGATGAAAGCAAGAGCAAGAGAAGTAATAAGAGAAGAAATGCAAACTCTTGCAGTTCAACTTGCAGAAAAAATTATTACTGAAAAATTAGATTCAAAAGCTGGAAATCTGTTAATAGACGACTTTATTGACAAGGTAGGGGACGCCGAATGA